TGACAATTTTTCCAAGATTCAGGTCTTTCTTTTTTTATGTGAAATTAAGGATATCAGAAAAGGTGATTTCGGGAGTGTTGGTTCTGAAAGTTCAGGGAGTACTCAGCAGAATGTGCTTAAAGAGGAATTCTACAGAACCTCAATACTGATCTGCGGTAAAATTCCTTGCTGGTGGGTGGCGTATGAAGAATGGGGCAGAATGGATTATGACTCTTTTGCCCTTGAAACATCCCAAAGGCCTGTTGAAGAATGCGATTATATTGATCTCGGAAATCTTGAAAATGTTCCGCGGCATGAATTTTTCGGCGCAACTCTCTGGCAGCTGAATAAATCAATGGTCATGCCAATGAAATCCATCATAAAGATGGCCCTGCTCAAAATGCAGCTCGAAGTTGAACAGGACAATCTTGTTTGCCACAGATTCAGGCAGAGAGTGCTGTCAGGGGACTATGAGCTTGATCCCATGGCATTCACAATGGAAGAGATTTTCAAACACTATTCCAACAAAAGTTCTCCTTCGGATTTTGAGTTCCTGAAAGAATGCTTTTATCTGAAATGCGAACTGAACCCCTTTGATAAGAAAAAAAGTAAAAAGAATAAGTCCGCCTATGAACTCTTCAAACAGTTTCAGCTTTCAAAAGAAACACAGATACGTTTGTCCAAGTTTAAAGACTGGATTGTGACTGCCCAGATTAATCTGGGAAAGCGTCTTTTTGTTCATCTTCTAAAAAGTTACGATGAGATTAAAAAAAACCATGAGGGAGTTGCAAGTAAGGCCGCATTAGAAGATTTAACAATTCTTGGAAGAAAAATTACGTGTGGGTATCAGCCCAAAAAAGACAAGATAAATGTTCTCCTGAAGCCTTCCAGTGAACTTAATCTTGGAGGAATTATATTCGTAAACAGAAACGATGCCTGGTATCTTTATGCTGGGACAGATAAGAAAAACGTTCTTTTTTCTTCTTCTGACATTACATCTGCCATTGCTTTTGTCGTCTGGAATGATTTTTTTTCACCTGTGGCCACAAAAATGGAGCCTAATCCGACAAGCGTTACTCTTCAGGAAATCATCAACCTTGCCACAAAAATGCGCAATTTTCTCGGTACCTGTGATGTCTTTGAGACTGACCCCCAGAATTACCTCACAAATAATTACATCGAAAAGGCCATGGTTATAATCAATTTTGAGACCCATCATCTTGAAAGAGAGATAAGTGACATAGGCGTTATATGCAAAAACAGCTGGGGAGAGATTTTTGCAAACAGATTTCATTCTCTGGATGAATTCAGGGAATTCATTGGCAATATGAATAATGGCGGGAGACTTGTTGATTTTACATATTATCTGAAAAGAAACTGCATCGATTATGAAAAGGTGCTTGGAAGGGTCAAATCCATAGTCATGACATCTT
This Desulforegula conservatrix Mb1Pa DNA region includes the following protein-coding sequences:
- a CDS encoding class I adenylate cyclase: MFNPVVTKNSKSFRAYNDYRKSVFYENSPRDSERILYILPWLLSVNEPECPGYIDGLKRDFRVFGVENCGQYKHQQKNEDFFKRAFGIRKKGSLLVSKADSCMIHGVYTIGSVGTISQTQISDCDIWICYDRSEFDPIMWKQFNQKINLIKGWFDNFSKIQVFLFLCEIKDIRKGDFGSVGSESSGSTQQNVLKEEFYRTSILICGKIPCWWVAYEEWGRMDYDSFALETSQRPVEECDYIDLGNLENVPRHEFFGATLWQLNKSMVMPMKSIIKMALLKMQLEVEQDNLVCHRFRQRVLSGDYELDPMAFTMEEIFKHYSNKSSPSDFEFLKECFYLKCELNPFDKKKSKKNKSAYELFKQFQLSKETQIRLSKFKDWIVTAQINLGKRLFVHLLKSYDEIKKNHEGVASKAALEDLTILGRKITCGYQPKKDKINVLLKPSSELNLGGIIFVNRNDAWYLYAGTDKKNVLFSSSDITSAIAFVVWNDFFSPVATKMEPNPTSVTLQEIINLATKMRNFLGTCDVFETDPQNYLTNNYIEKAMVIINFETHHLEREISDIGVICKNSWGEIFANRFHSLDEFREFIGNMNNGGRLVDFTYYLKRNCIDYEKVLGRVKSIVMTSYRDDFFGS